The Xanthomonas fragariae genome has a segment encoding these proteins:
- a CDS encoding ABC transporter ATP-binding protein, whose protein sequence is MTSPDCAWTELANAPVPVIRLRMLQRTFQTDEALTHALRDVALDISSGEFISITGPSGCGKSTLMSILGILDTPTAGSYMLRGQEVARMPEADRARTRNQHIGYIFQSFNLIGDLSVLDNVTLPLKLRGGVPRSERGERGMAALQRVEMAHRAGHFPAQLSGGQQQRVAIARALVGEPSIVLADEPTGNLDSRSGAMVMNMLGELHAAGVTLCMVTHDIRFAAMAQRCVHMSDGRIVG, encoded by the coding sequence GGTTATTCGCCTGCGCATGTTGCAGCGGACCTTTCAGACAGATGAGGCGCTCACCCATGCGCTGCGCGACGTCGCGCTGGACATCTCCTCTGGCGAGTTCATCTCGATCACTGGACCATCCGGTTGCGGCAAGTCCACACTGATGTCCATCCTCGGAATTCTGGATACGCCGACGGCGGGCAGTTACATGCTGCGCGGGCAGGAAGTGGCACGCATGCCCGAGGCTGACCGTGCCCGTACGCGCAACCAGCACATTGGGTATATCTTTCAGTCGTTCAATCTGATCGGCGACCTCAGCGTGCTAGACAATGTCACCCTGCCGCTGAAGCTGCGCGGCGGAGTACCGCGGTCTGAGCGAGGCGAGCGCGGCATGGCCGCGCTGCAACGAGTGGAGATGGCCCACCGCGCCGGACATTTTCCTGCACAGCTTTCGGGTGGGCAGCAGCAACGCGTTGCCATCGCCCGCGCGTTGGTGGGCGAGCCTTCGATCGTGCTGGCTGACGAGCCGACTGGCAATCTGGATTCGCGCAGTGGTGCGATGGTGATGAATATGCTCGGGGAACTACACGCCGCCGGGGTCACGCTATGCATGGTGACGCACGACATACGCTTCGCTGCCATGGCGCAGCGCTGCGTGCACATGAGCGATGGCCGTATCGTCGGCTGA
- a CDS encoding peptidase domain-containing ABC transporter: MSAPLRFGWRKHLPVILQTETIECGLACMVMIASYHGRHSDLSELRRRFPLSLNGTTLSHLMEIGASLGLRSRALRLEPEDLQELRMPCIIHWDMEHYVVLWACRRNGVVIHDPVHGRRVLSHTEFSRHFTGIALELEPIAEFEPPPRPARIGILRLTGNLGGIKRSLGVLALLALCLEVMALLAPLLVQVITDVALPFQDGELLNLLGVGFLIMMVLHASVGALRSWCVARLGLALNYGWSVNVFTHLVSLPQSYFERRQRGDLQNRFSSIADIQKTLTSRFIEGLLDGMMALLTLLLMLLYSPLLTAITVVLFGLYTLAKVVSFGWIREAQHGHLMSQALQQSHFLEVMRGMQAVRLYNRSAIQAGMHANKAVDTLNREIELQRLAILLDTFKFVAFSMQRVLILWLGASMVLEGALTAGMLIAFFVFSYQFTTRAGALADYLAEFRMLDLHAERLADIVLTAPEEDLHPQDLAQPQDYGLELREVSFRYSGGEELVLDHCNLRVQDGESVAITGASGCGKTTLIKIVVGLLDAEQGTVLVGGRSMQQLGKHALRTMVGTVMQDDQLFNGSILDNIRMFDNGPADGGAEEAARLAGVHEDIVAMPMGYYTLIGDMGSSLSGGQKQRIVLARALYKKPHILLLDEATSHLDVHRERQVNAALAQLTMTRVIIAHRPETIASADRVLELRAGKLHEVDRGASAGFGMVSPFAG; encoded by the coding sequence ATGAGCGCCCCGCTGCGCTTTGGCTGGCGCAAGCACCTGCCGGTCATCCTGCAGACCGAGACCATCGAGTGCGGTCTGGCCTGCATGGTGATGATCGCCTCTTACCATGGCCGGCATAGTGATCTGTCCGAGCTACGGCGCCGCTTCCCGCTGTCACTCAACGGCACAACGCTGAGCCACTTGATGGAAATTGGTGCCTCGCTGGGCCTGCGTTCTCGGGCGCTTCGGCTTGAGCCCGAGGACCTTCAGGAACTGCGGATGCCATGCATCATTCACTGGGATATGGAGCATTACGTTGTGCTCTGGGCTTGCCGGCGCAATGGCGTAGTCATCCACGACCCGGTGCATGGTCGGCGTGTGCTTTCGCACACCGAGTTCTCCCGGCACTTCACCGGTATCGCGCTGGAGCTGGAGCCGATCGCAGAGTTCGAGCCGCCGCCGCGTCCGGCACGCATCGGGATCCTGCGGCTGACCGGCAACCTCGGCGGCATCAAGCGTTCGCTAGGAGTGCTGGCATTGCTGGCTCTCTGTCTGGAAGTGATGGCGCTACTGGCGCCGCTGCTAGTCCAAGTGATCACCGATGTCGCTTTGCCATTCCAAGACGGCGAGCTGCTGAACCTGCTAGGCGTAGGCTTCCTCATCATGATGGTGTTGCACGCCAGCGTCGGCGCGTTGCGGAGCTGGTGCGTGGCCCGGCTCGGCCTCGCCCTGAATTATGGGTGGAGCGTCAACGTGTTCACCCACTTGGTGTCGTTGCCGCAGAGCTACTTCGAGCGGCGCCAGCGTGGTGACCTGCAGAACCGCTTCAGCTCCATCGCCGACATTCAGAAGACACTGACGAGCCGCTTCATTGAGGGTCTGCTCGATGGGATGATGGCGTTGCTGACGCTGCTGCTCATGTTGCTGTACTCGCCGCTATTGACGGCGATCACGGTGGTGTTGTTCGGTCTCTATACGCTGGCCAAAGTAGTGTCCTTCGGCTGGATACGTGAGGCCCAGCATGGGCACTTGATGTCGCAGGCTCTCCAGCAGTCGCATTTCCTTGAAGTGATGCGGGGGATGCAGGCTGTCCGCCTGTACAACCGTAGCGCGATCCAGGCGGGGATGCACGCCAACAAGGCGGTGGACACGCTTAACCGGGAGATCGAGCTACAGCGCTTGGCGATCCTGTTGGACACATTCAAGTTCGTAGCTTTCAGCATGCAACGTGTCCTCATCCTGTGGCTTGGCGCGTCCATGGTGCTGGAGGGGGCGCTGACTGCAGGCATGCTGATTGCGTTCTTCGTGTTCAGTTACCAGTTCACCACTCGTGCTGGAGCACTCGCCGACTACCTCGCGGAGTTCCGCATGCTGGACCTGCATGCCGAGCGTCTAGCCGACATCGTGCTGACGGCACCAGAGGAGGACCTTCATCCCCAGGATCTTGCGCAACCGCAGGATTACGGACTGGAGCTACGGGAGGTCTCATTCCGCTACAGCGGGGGTGAAGAGTTGGTCCTGGATCACTGCAATCTGCGGGTGCAAGATGGAGAGTCGGTGGCGATCACAGGAGCCTCGGGCTGCGGCAAGACCACGCTGATCAAGATAGTGGTCGGACTGCTGGACGCCGAGCAGGGTACGGTGCTTGTCGGCGGACGTTCCATGCAGCAACTTGGTAAGCATGCGCTGCGGACGATGGTTGGCACGGTGATGCAGGACGACCAGTTGTTCAATGGTTCCATCCTTGACAACATCCGCATGTTCGACAATGGGCCGGCCGATGGCGGCGCCGAGGAGGCCGCCCGGCTAGCGGGCGTGCATGAGGACATCGTGGCGATGCCGATGGGCTACTACACCCTGATCGGCGACATGGGCTCCTCGCTTTCGGGTGGCCAGAAGCAACGGATCGTCTTGGCGCGCGCCCTATACAAGAAGCCGCACATCCTGCTGCTGGACGAGGCCACCAGCCATCTTGATGTCCATCGCGAACGGCAGGTCAATGCTGCTTTAGCCCAGTTGACGATGACTCGCGTCATCATTGCCCATCGACCCGAAACTATTGCCTCTGCGGACCGCGTATTGGAGCTTCGTGCGGGCAAGCTGCATGAAGTAGATCGCGGCGCCAGCGCCGGGTTCGGAATGGTAAGCCCCTTTGCTGGTTGA